Below is a genomic region from Erigeron canadensis isolate Cc75 chromosome 7, C_canadensis_v1, whole genome shotgun sequence.
CTCAAATTAAGCTGGACTCAAAATAACCCACCTTGATGAGCGTgatcatttattttataattttgttaagttatcttttatttttataagttattttttaaaatttattagaaTAATTATCTATTGATTTATTCCCTATTTTAATTATCCCTTTATCCCGCTGCGTCAGTTGGTATCAGCGCCGAAAATCCTGTTCAAGATGTCTCATAGTGACGATATAATCTATGACTATCCGCCCGTGTATGATGAATACAAGGATGATGAATGGTATCTTTGGTTCGGATCTGATGATGGTTGATATGGTGAGAAGATCGATGAAGAAGATTACATGTCAACTCGAAAAATACCCAAAAATCCGCTTCTGTTCGTCCAGATCTGTGCAGTTGCAGGAAAACAGGAGGTACGGATTCATTCATCATTGGATTGCTCTGATTTTCAGATATGTTGTCCAAGACTCATTGAATCAAAGTCCGACCGTTGGGATTTTCGATTGGAGTTTCCTACAAGGAGTTATGATTTTCTGAAGTTTATGCAGTTATTTAATTTTGTTCCTGGTGTTCAAAACAAGATTTCTCGAGGTGAAAAGTGCAAGATTGATAGCGTTAATGATATGCTTCCGTTTGATCCCGGTGGTTTCAAGTCAAACTCGAGGACAAGTTTTTCGAAGAGGGAGAGAATGATGAGGAGcgtgatcttttatttttataattttattaagctatcttttatttttataagttattttttttaatttattagaataattctttattgatttatttcctATTTTAGTTGTGTTAGGATTAATATAGATAACGTACTAGGTGTTTTGtaaaatcggttttgagtttttttgatatatgaaatttcatattttcttcCCTATACACGAGTGTGCGAATTTTTCCTGATTATCGATATTCTTTTTTGAATCAACGATAGTTGGAAGAGTTGTTCCTGGGTATTCTTTGAATTAATATGTCcaattatctatctataatttCTTGCTACATCACCCCTAcacttcaaaattatatatatacttcaaaaatgaaaaatataattttgtttttctttattttattgcaTCTGTCTTGATCAtcttttgtttacttttatttcaatatataaaCATTTGATGAATATTCCCTAAACATTGCCAAGAAATATACTCAAAATAGGGTTGGTGGGTGTAGGTGGGTGGGTGGGTGGTTGGGGATATACTCAAAGGAACCTGCCTTAATTTATCTTAAGTTCACCAAATCAACCAAACTTAATACAAGTAAATGGATAGAGTTTTTTTCTGTTCAAGTGATTTACAAATTGttttaacttaaaaatataCAGTCCAACTAGTGTATCCTTTGAGGCTATGACCGTTTTCTAATGTTTCTCCTAGCAACCCTCAAGGATATTATCTAAAAGATACGATATATTTTCacaatttttcttaatattttatcGTTAAGGCCTATgttcaaattattatttttttggtcATGTGAGATCCAATATGTGCATCAAAAACtctctattctttttaattcttttaagtttttacaAAAGAACATCTGCAGGACTGCAGCTAATTAACCCTGTTAAACCGTCAAGCTATCACCCCCTATTTGTTTTAGTCACCAACAAGTTATATACAACTAGTTTTGGTAATAGAGCATGAAATTAAATTGTCCAGTGCAGCATACAGACTATACAGAGAATTACATACATATGTAGTACAACTTTTATCATTTAACAGAcgcagtattttttttttctttttacatacATTATCAAACCAATATATAAACCAAACAAAGACAGAAACAGTACATTCTTATAAATCGCTGATGTTTAGCCACCATAAAACGTTCGACGACTAGATTAGTGGCGTGCAAGCCAACTCAAGGGATGCCTTCATCCGCTGAAGCTCTTCAAGAGGCGCACCTTGGTTGTCCTCAAGCCATTTGGTCGTGTCAGCAATGGAATTTTCGATTTTCTTCAAGGTCTCAGGACTCACCGTCTTGAAATCAAATTTTCTGATCTTATTCCTCATTTTGTAAAGGCAATCCTCTAACGCAACGTATGCGTCCACTTTCTTCTTATATGCCTGGTCCTCATTTTTGTACCTCTCTGCATCTTTAACCATCTTTTTGATCTCTTCCTTGGAAAGTCTGCCGTTCTCTTGAGTAATTCTGAGTTTCTCCGACTTACCAGTTGAAACTATCTTGGCCGTGACGGTGAGGATACCGTTGACATCTATGTCAAAGTAGACCTTGATTATTGGAACACCCTTGGGAGCAAGTGGTATTCCATAAATTGTGAACTCACCCAACAAATGGTTTTTCGTTGATTGTGATCTTTCACCTTGATACACTTTGATACGCATCGAAGTTTGGTTGTCAGCAGTTGTATAgtaatttttgtcttttttcgTCGGTATTGGAGTGTTCCGGGGGATAACAACGCTAAATAAATCTCCTATTACATCGATACCAAGTGACAAGGGAGTGACATCGATTAGTGACAAATCACGAAAACTCCTACCTCCAATATCGCTCAACTTTTCTGCCATAACAGCTGCACCGTATGCAACAGCCTCATCCGGGTTCAAACTCTTGCATAGCTCCTTCCCATCAAAAAATTCTCTCAACATAAGTTGGATCTTAGGTATTCTAGTCGAGCCACCGACAAGAATGATCTCATCCACCGATGATTTCTCCATTTTTGCATCACTTAGACATTTTTCTAGAGTCTTGATACATGTATTGAACAAGCTCATGTTCAGTTCTTCAAATTTAGCTCGAGTAAATTTCATAGAAAAATCGATGCCTTCGTGCAAACAATCCAATTCTATTGATGTTTGAGTAGTTGATGAGAGAATCATTTTTGCTTTCTCACAAGCAAACTTTAACCTCCCCAATGCTCTTTGATTCCCTGACAAGTCCTTATTATACTTCCTCTTGAATTCGCGGACACAGTGATCCACCATTCGGTTATCAAAATCTTCACCTCCCAAATGAGTGTCACCGGAAACACCTTTCACCTCGAAAATATCTCCTTCCTCGATCGTTGATACAGAGACATCAAAAGTACCGCCACCCAAGTCAAAGATGAGAACATTTATTTTCCCAATAATGTTAGACTTATTATCTAGACCGTATGCAATTGCAGCTGCTGTAGGCTCGTTGATCATGCGTATGATGTTTAACCCAGCAATCGTGCCTGCATCCTTTGTTGCTTGGCGCTGCGAATCATTGAAATAAGCTGGGACCGTTATGACAGCATTTTTCACATCTTTACGAAGGTACACTTCAGCTATCTCTTTCATCTTTCCAAGAATCATGGATGAAATTTCTTCTGCCAAAAACTCTTTCTCTTGACCATTGTAAGTGACTACAATCTTTGGAGTGTCCGCGGGCCCTTCTATGACCTTGAAAGCCCACAACTTCATGGCTGCCTGCACCTTCAAGTCACTGAATTTCCTTCCAATCAACCTCTTTGCATCTGAAAATAATCCACAGCTGATTATGTAAACAactatatattaacaaaattcaGAATCAAATCATAGTTATGAATATTGAACTCTGGTTCTTATAATAATTGatcaaaactaaaataatgaaatagTAGACTGACCATATATGGTGCTGGCAGGCCTCATGGCTATTTGGTTCTTGGCACCATCACCAATAAGGCGTTCTGCATCAAGGAAAGCAACACACGACGGTGTGGTATTATTGCCTTGATCATTTGGTATGATTTCTATTCGATTACGGTTCCAAACAGCAACACATGAGTAGGTTGTTCCAAGGTCTATACCGATCGCTGGGGCTTCATTGATCAAACTTCCCTCCATTACATTCACTTCACAgcaaaaaatgatttttgaaacTATTTGCTTATTACTCCTCctctttttataaattaagaaCCTTGGTTTGTCTATCACTCCATTTGTTAATCACAAAACATGTAAAAGTCAAACGGGCAGACTAAAACAAACTACAAAAGTCGTCTCTTGAAATTACATCAATATATGTGGCATTATTCTCTTCTAattgtttttgaatttctaTATACCATAAGGAAACTTAAGTGAAATTAAGTTGTAACTTACTAAACTTTGAAATTGAACAAGTCAAATAGTTATAGAAATTCTATCgtattatctttttaaaatacAAATGCCAAACAATCATTTGTTTTCACATTTAGAAGATTATGTTGTATATTGTTTTTTGGatgaaatgaaaggaaaaaaaaaagtctttaatGAAAGTCCTATGGGTTCTTGTTAATatgcataaacatatatatattttttaacataaagtgTGAACCTCTAATAtgaaatataagttttttatgcaTATGACTGAatcgaaaaataaataaaagaattaattGCAAGATTAGTCCATATGGTTTGTTCGTTTTTACAGTGAGAGTTTCTTTTCGAGTACCGTTGCAATAGGGGTCTctgttttgaaaagttttttcaaaattaaaattggtccttttttaacaaaaatgttAGCTGGTGTCGTCAACTCTTCACGTGGTCATCCCGTGCAGGGGCAATATCGTCATTTCATATGCAACACAGATGGGACCCCCCATTGTTAAtgaacttaaaaagaaaaaaagggggggggggtctAAATGCCCGGTAAGGTATCACTGATACTCCTTTAGAGTCGGTTAGGTATCACTCATGCTCCTTTAGAGTCGAGATTAGAATTTGATTTTAAGACTGAGGAGAAAGGGAGCAAGAGCAGGAAAAATAGGAAATAGATTGAAGACTAATGATATATCCTATATGGAGTTTCACCTCCGTAGCTAAGCTGGATACGAAGAATCCTTCGTACAAGAAAAATTACTTATTTATAATACGAAGCATCAAGCTTGTAGCCAAAGCTACAAAGCACAACCTCCAGAATCAGAATAACTCCGGAGCTCTTCAAGTAATTCGCTTAGCTCTGGAAGAATTCATCAAAGATTGTATTGAAACAAATCCTTTCCATAGTTATCCAAATTTCCTATAAAGGAACAAAATCTGAACATCGAATGCCTCGGACACGGTATAGAATAATCCGATCGTAATCttcttaaaagataaaagatatcTCTAAAGttggaagagatttaccctaattttCTTACCATCCTCCCAAAGTTTTCTACCCAAGAGGTTATGCCGTACGGCATACATCATTATCTTCTCCATACTATCTTCACACATAATTAACAACGACCTCCAAGCTCGGtgtaacaacaacaatacatACATAAGGTGTAAAGCGGTCGTAGTCCCTCTGACCTAATAGGGAATCGCCTACAAATCACCCCCAAAACACTCACACCCCTTGATTGAGTCATaatgcgattatttgatcaaacaaagaGAAAAACAGACGAAGGcatagatttttattttatgatgtCGGACAAGAAATGCGACCTCTCATTTATGTCGACATGGGCTAGATTTGCGACCCTGCGCACTTGAAGCCCAAGTCCGATTCATTCTCTATAAATACAGAACCTTATTAGGTTTAGGGTTAACACTTGTCGAAATTACTCATATATTGCAGGTTATTTTCGTGCTAAAGGTGTTCGTATGACCTAGAGAAGATCTTCTACTTTGCAGATAATTAATCTGAAGGCTATTTTTCAGAAGTTGTGAATCGCTGAGTTATAGTGAGGGGTTCCGCACCTCCAGATAACTGGAAAAAGCTATTAACGGTCTATTTCAAGGGGACTTACATAATCTAATGTGTTCATCTCCTTAGGAAAAAGCTTTTCTTTAATAGCTTGATGTTTGACAAACTTTTGACATAATAAGCCTTTGTACCCAAAGGTATAAAGCTTtttgaaagactttttttttttcaaaaagtaaaagtttttcATAAAGCTTCCATTGAAATTGCTCGAAGGGCATCCACAATGGTtagtttttaaatctttttgcTAAAGATTATGTAAGAACTTGTAAAagctttttaaaaaaccttttaCACTTCAATGataaaaaagcttttaaaagcttgaagttaaatataatataatatataacatgtAAGAGTTGATGAAAAGCTTTTGCACTGCAAAGAACAAATGAAGGGTgtaacttatattttttaaaagcatGACTAAACCgaaacttttgtttttgatgttaCACTATACAGTGCATATGTTTAGTCGTGCACAAAGTACACATGTTATGCTCTTGTTTGAAATGTATTCTTGTACTAacgtattatattttatttaactttgaattttgaaaagATTTTTGCTATTGGAATACAAAGCtttttaaaaaaggtttttaCACATTCACACATATTATTTTGATAGACTAGCTTTTCAAATATAACTATTACGGCTTTTAGAAAAATGCAACAAGTGATATACACTTAGAAATATG
It encodes:
- the LOC122608572 gene encoding heat shock cognate 70 kDa protein-like, translated to MEGSLINEAPAIGIDLGTTYSCVAVWNRNRIEIIPNDQGNNTTPSCVAFLDAERLIGDGAKNQIAMRPASTIYDAKRLIGRKFSDLKVQAAMKLWAFKVIEGPADTPKIVVTYNGQEKEFLAEEISSMILGKMKEIAEVYLRKDVKNAVITVPAYFNDSQRQATKDAGTIAGLNIIRMINEPTAAAIAYGLDNKSNIIGKINVLIFDLGGGTFDVSVSTIEEGDIFEVKGVSGDTHLGGEDFDNRMVDHCVREFKRKYNKDLSGNQRALGRLKFACEKAKMILSSTTQTSIELDCLHEGIDFSMKFTRAKFEELNMSLFNTCIKTLEKCLSDAKMEKSSVDEIILVGGSTRIPKIQLMLREFFDGKELCKSLNPDEAVAYGAAVMAEKLSDIGGRSFRDLSLIDVTPLSLGIDVIGDLFSVVIPRNTPIPTKKDKNYYTTADNQTSMRIKVYQGERSQSTKNHLLGEFTIYGIPLAPKGVPIIKVYFDIDVNGILTVTAKIVSTGKSEKLRITQENGRLSKEEIKKMVKDAERYKNEDQAYKKKVDAYVALEDCLYKMRNKIRKFDFKTVSPETLKKIENSIADTTKWLEDNQGAPLEELQRMKASLELACTPLI